Sequence from the Egibacter rhizosphaerae genome:
CAGCGCCCCGAGACCCCACAGGAGCCGATCGGGCGGCTTGCGCTGCGCCCGCGCCGTGGGGGCAGCTGGCGGTGGCGGTGGTGGAGGTGGAGGTGGAGGCGGAGGCGGCGACGCCGTCGCCCGTAGGGCCGGACCGGATGACGACGAGGGCTCGGGCGGGGGAGGCGGCGGCCCCGAGGCGGTGCCCGCACCGCCGTCCGGCCGTTCCGGGGGTGGGAGCTCCGCCGTCTCGTCGACCCGATCGACCCGGGTCCCGCACTCGATGCAGTACGCGACCCCGGTGCTCAACCGGGATCCGCATTGCTCGCAGTACCTCACGGACTGATCCCCCTCGGCCCGATCGTCCGACCCTGGTCGTCGGTCGGTTCGGTCACGACCTGCCTCCTGGGCGGTCGGTTCGTGCGGCATCCGTGGCCGGTGAGGGGTGCAGTGGCGGCGTCCCGTACTGGTTCGCGTGCGGCTGTCCTGGCAGCGCGCAGAACACGAGCAACGCGATCACGAAGAGCCAACTGACCGGCTGCAGCAGCGTGACGACGATGAGTGCCCCGAGGGCCCCGGCTTGTAGGAACAGCAGCGGCAGCAGGCTCAGGACCAACGGCGGTCCCAGCAGCGCGAGCACCCACACGCCGCTGCGACCGAGGTCGTGGAAGCGGCGCGTGGTCACCGCGAGGTAGGGAAGCAGCAACACGAGGAAGACGATGAGCGAGAGCCACTCGGAGCCGATGACCCACGCGGCCAGCGAGACGATCCCTTGGAGCAGGACCCACCACCAGTACTCCGCGCGGGGCGCGCGTCCGTCGAAGTGGTTGAACTTCCGCAACACCGTGACGATCGCCTCGCCGAAGCGCAGCGGGTCCGTCGAGGCCGCAGGGGCGTGCGCGTCCGCGCCTCCTGCGTCGCTCACGTGCTCGGTCCAACTATCGCCGTCCCACCAGCGTTGCCCCGGCAGCCCGTAAGGATCGGCGTGCCAGCCGGGGGGAGGGTGCTCGGCAGGGACCGGACGCTGCGACGACTCCTCGGACGACGACCGCCCCGCCGACGGGGGGAGGTCGGCGTCCTGCTTGGGATGCCACTGCTCGGCCCACTGGTTGCCGTCCCAGTACCGCAGCATGCGCTCGTCGGTGGGGTCCTCGAACCAGCCTGGCTGCGGCAGTTGCATGATGGCCCCCTGCGTGATGACCCCCTGCATGATGGCCCCCTGCGTGATGTCCCCCCTGTGATGGCCATCAGGGGCTCGTTGGCTCGTTTCGCCGCCAGCGGGACCCGTCACGGGTGTGGATGCGGAAACGGGAGCAGGCCCCGATCGGTCCGCGTCAGCCTCGTCGAGGCTCGGGCGCCCCGCATCCCCCGCCACCCACCAGGCTCACCCGTCGTCCGCCTCGACGGCCCGAGGCAGGTCGGGGACCGGCTGCTCGGCACGGTCGTCCTCGGCCTCCGCCGCCGCGGACTCCACCGTCGTCCCCGGGTCGGGCGTGGTCGCCCCCAGCACCGCGCCCTGGCCGGCAATGGCGGCACGCACCGGGCTCGGCTGCGAGGCGAGCGATCGGACGGCAGCGAGCCGGTCCTCGTCCTCGAGCTGCGGAGCGATCACGGTCGCGCTGACCTCCGCGGCGGCCGCGCAGACGCCGCGCACCCATGCGCGGCCGGACTCGCTGCCCAGGACGCTCGCGAGGAACGCCCCGTCCAGACGCACGTAGGCGGCGTCCATGCTGGTCAGCAGGTGCAGCGGCGTGTGGGGGTGTCCGACCTCGTCCACGCCGATCTGGAAGCCGGCGGCGGCGAGCTCCGCGACCCGCTCGGTCGTGGTGTCGGTCGGATTGCCATCGAGCAGCACCACGCATCGGGGGACCGTGAGGCCACAGCCCTTGGCCCACGTCACGAGCGCGTCGCGCGAGAACGCCTCCTCGTCGAGGTGGGCGGCCGAGACGCGCAGGAACAAGCGGGCGTCCGCGGGCATGCCGAACCCGGGTCCGTCGGTGCGTACCGTTAGGAGGGTGAGGGCCTCGAGCGCGCGGGTCTCGCCGATCCGCTGCGCGGTGGCGAGCATTTGGCTGCTGCTGGCGAGTTCGGAGCGCTGCGCCGGTCGCGGCTGCACGTCGTACCCGACCAGCTGCTGCGTGAAGAGGTCGACCACCGGTTCGTACACGACCCGCAACGTCGCGTTGCGCAGAGTCTCGCGGACGGCCT
This genomic interval carries:
- a CDS encoding EAL domain-containing protein, with amino-acid sequence MVVRIHPPWVVAGDLESNPKGGHRALGAELVAAFGSDAVFQLSAGEYAVLDPEGGANSRAADRAWRAARDAGQRAGLGDRVVSGFSEGQSGDARNPDALWERAEAAAGRAVRDAVPTVSFARLPLPPIPVSAPQTEAVRETLRNATLRVVYEPVVDLFTQQLVGYDVQPRPAQRSELASSSQMLATAQRIGETRALEALTLLTVRTDGPGFGMPADARLFLRVSAAHLDEEAFSRDALVTWAKGCGLTVPRCVVLLDGNPTDTTTERVAELAAAGFQIGVDEVGHPHTPLHLLTSMDAAYVRLDGAFLASVLGSESGRAWVRGVCAAAAEVSATVIAPQLEDEDRLAAVRSLASQPSPVRAAIAGQGAVLGATTPDPGTTVESAAAEAEDDRAEQPVPDLPRAVEADDG
- a CDS encoding DUF805 domain-containing protein, which translates into the protein MQGVITQGAIMQLPQPGWFEDPTDERMLRYWDGNQWAEQWHPKQDADLPPSAGRSSSEESSQRPVPAEHPPPGWHADPYGLPGQRWWDGDSWTEHVSDAGGADAHAPAASTDPLRFGEAIVTVLRKFNHFDGRAPRAEYWWWVLLQGIVSLAAWVIGSEWLSLIVFLVLLLPYLAVTTRRFHDLGRSGVWVLALLGPPLVLSLLPLLFLQAGALGALIVVTLLQPVSWLFVIALLVFCALPGQPHANQYGTPPLHPSPATDAARTDRPGGRS